The Acidimicrobiales bacterium genome has a window encoding:
- a CDS encoding glycosyltransferase — protein MNAESVGTRATVLIPARNEAASIVRCLEQVLAQDLPLEELEVVVVDGSSTDGTADLARSVLEGSGVGGWTVVTNPGGATPSNLNAGLRHVTSEVVCRVDARSLIPTGYVRRCVEILSSRPEVAVVGGAQVAVARSSSANDLGIARALNNRLAMGLARYRRGAASGPSDTVYLGAFRTAELRAVGGWDLRLATNQDFDLNRRMTATGMVWFEEGIDVGYLPRESIARLFSQYRRFGRWKAAYWALSGERPRPRQIVLLALPAGAAIGAAVGLRRRPGVTAAFGLAALAGVELAAGTTPRRVGPGAHLVAVLAIVAVGGGWWSGAVEGLVAERFRRPGRLGDG, from the coding sequence ATGAACGCCGAGTCGGTCGGGACGCGGGCGACCGTGCTCATCCCCGCTCGCAACGAGGCGGCCTCGATCGTCCGTTGCCTCGAACAGGTGCTGGCTCAGGACCTCCCTCTCGAGGAGCTCGAGGTCGTCGTGGTCGACGGGTCCTCGACCGACGGCACCGCCGACCTGGCCCGGTCGGTGCTCGAGGGGAGTGGGGTGGGCGGGTGGACCGTGGTCACCAACCCTGGGGGAGCGACTCCCTCGAACCTCAATGCCGGCCTGCGGCACGTGACTTCGGAGGTGGTGTGCCGGGTCGATGCCCGGAGCCTCATCCCGACGGGCTACGTGCGCCGGTGTGTCGAGATCCTGTCGAGCCGACCCGAGGTGGCGGTCGTGGGTGGCGCCCAGGTGGCGGTGGCGCGGTCGAGCAGCGCGAACGACCTCGGAATCGCCCGAGCGCTCAACAACCGCCTCGCCATGGGGCTGGCCCGCTATCGGCGGGGAGCCGCCAGCGGGCCCTCCGACACCGTCTACCTGGGTGCCTTCCGAACCGCTGAGCTGCGGGCGGTGGGCGGATGGGACCTGCGGCTGGCGACGAACCAGGACTTCGACCTCAACCGCCGGATGACGGCGACGGGGATGGTGTGGTTCGAGGAGGGCATCGACGTCGGCTACCTCCCGCGTGAGTCGATCGCTCGGCTGTTCTCCCAGTACCGACGGTTCGGACGGTGGAAGGCCGCGTACTGGGCCCTCTCCGGCGAGCGGCCGCGTCCCCGCCAGATCGTGCTGCTCGCGCTCCCGGCGGGCGCAGCGATCGGCGCAGCCGTGGGCCTCCGCCGGCGTCCCGGGGTGACTGCGGCGTTCGGGCTGGCGGCGCTGGCGGGCGTCGAGCTGGCGGCCGGAACCACGCCGCGACGGGTCGGTCCGGGGGCCCATCTGGTGGCTGTCCTCGCGATCGTGGCGGTGGGCGGCGGCTGGTGGTCGGGTGCGGTCGAGGGGCTCGTCGCCGAGCGGTTCCGACGTCCTGGTCGGCTCGGGGACGGCTGA
- a CDS encoding sugar transferase gives MRRGARLALYGGIVVAVVGLSLYHARVIADPPYSYTGTFRFGWSLLYIGVLLVTAYGLGLPELPRSAGRALVASILAAVSGAVVISVLQLLTGDALLPRFVVFGSAVLLVPWYLACAAMATGGRQRAADRDRVLVVATLEEVEALRRDLRRAAEHAASIVQVVLPGEAGQAPGKPAADGPLVAAAVGSGATVVVLDREAESNDSIVDQAAELHGRGMRVRSYALFVDEWLGKVPLFELERVSLLFDVGEVHRARYGRVKRLIDVAVGLVATLLFTVVVPFVALGDLVANRGPLLFRQERVGKNGRPFQILKFRTMRPDPGSGEGGAGTWTQQGDPRVTSFGRVLRATHLDELPQAVNILRGDLSVVGPRPEQPHYVDQLTSVLPFYELRHLVRPGLTGWAQVKYPYGADESDAREKLQYEFWYLRHQGLALDLRIIGRTVRSVLGGEGR, from the coding sequence ATGAGACGGGGTGCTCGGCTGGCGCTCTACGGCGGCATCGTGGTCGCCGTGGTGGGTCTGTCGCTCTACCACGCCCGCGTCATCGCCGATCCGCCGTACTCCTACACGGGCACCTTCCGGTTCGGGTGGTCCCTGCTCTACATCGGGGTGCTGCTGGTGACCGCCTACGGGCTCGGCCTCCCCGAGCTGCCCCGCTCCGCCGGTCGGGCCCTGGTGGCGTCGATCCTCGCCGCGGTGAGCGGGGCGGTGGTCATCTCCGTGCTCCAGCTGCTCACCGGCGACGCCCTGCTCCCTCGCTTCGTGGTGTTCGGTTCGGCGGTGCTCCTCGTCCCGTGGTACCTGGCGTGCGCGGCGATGGCCACGGGCGGGCGGCAGCGGGCCGCCGATCGCGATCGCGTGCTGGTGGTCGCCACGCTCGAGGAGGTGGAGGCCCTCCGGCGTGACCTGCGTCGGGCCGCCGAGCACGCGGCGTCGATCGTGCAGGTGGTCCTGCCAGGTGAGGCGGGTCAGGCCCCGGGCAAGCCGGCCGCCGACGGCCCCCTCGTGGCGGCGGCGGTCGGGTCGGGCGCCACGGTGGTGGTGCTCGACCGCGAGGCGGAGTCGAACGACTCGATCGTCGACCAGGCCGCCGAGTTGCACGGCAGGGGGATGCGGGTGCGCAGCTACGCACTGTTCGTCGACGAGTGGCTCGGCAAGGTGCCGCTCTTCGAGCTGGAGCGGGTGTCGCTGCTGTTCGACGTGGGAGAGGTCCATCGGGCCCGCTACGGCCGGGTGAAGCGCCTCATCGACGTCGCGGTCGGCTTGGTGGCCACCTTGCTGTTCACGGTGGTGGTGCCCTTCGTGGCACTGGGCGACCTGGTGGCCAATCGGGGGCCGCTCCTGTTCCGCCAGGAGCGGGTGGGCAAGAACGGCCGACCCTTCCAGATCCTGAAGTTCCGCACGATGCGGCCCGACCCGGGCTCCGGCGAGGGTGGCGCCGGCACCTGGACCCAGCAGGGCGATCCCCGCGTGACGTCGTTCGGACGCGTGCTCCGGGCGACCCACCTCGACGAGCTGCCCCAGGCGGTCAACATCCTGCGCGGCGACCTCTCCGTGGTGGGGCCGAGACCGGAGCAGCCCCACTACGTCGATCAGCTCACCAGTGTCCTGCCCTTCTACGAGCTGCGCCACCTCGTGCGCCCGGGGCTCACGGGATGGGCGCAGGTGAAGTACCCCTACGGGGCCGACGAGTCCGATGCCCGCGAGAAGCTGCAGTACGAGTTCTGGTACCTGCGCCACCAGGGTCTGGCCCTCGACCTGCGGATCATCGGGCGAACAGTGCGCAGCGTGCTCGGCGGCGAGGGTCGATGA